A window of the Arachis duranensis cultivar V14167 chromosome 5, aradu.V14167.gnm2.J7QH, whole genome shotgun sequence genome harbors these coding sequences:
- the LOC107489250 gene encoding uncharacterized protein LOC107489250: protein MAASVSLLRKLRSLPLCAWFGSRRRSLRSDAALEAIAKASEDKVPNLVVYNYPTFSGAFSALFAHLFHIRHNLPALILPFSSVPFLSLRVEDLCIEGLETCYLLDFIPPKEFIFELSKQSKCKIIGFDHRKSVLRNIPSADDLAENIMIHVNNEKSSSSTVYEYFSRKSADMNSDGVVPNLVESKDRERVEMILSYIEDGDLRRYTLPNIKAFNIGLNEWREKLNCISNPNMYKQLLELSAEGLIAKGNAHVSSRQDAASKLLQKVFRVRLGRGFYGECLGVRADGNSNLSDESALPIGAVIFMQRNNLKMCLRSMDRVTDTSEVARAYGGGGSPSSSSFIIRMDEYNQWI, encoded by the exons atggcTGCATCAGTGTCTCTGCTTCGAAAACTGAGGAGCCTCCCTCTGTGTGCATGGTTTGGGAGCAGGAGAAGGAGCTTGCGTTCTGATGCGGCATTGGAAGCCATAGCCAAAGCTTCAGAAGACAAAGTTCCCAACTTGGTTGTCTACAACTACCCTACCTTCTCTGGAGCATTTTCTGCCCTCTTTGCTCACCTCTTCCACATTCGCCACAACCTCCCTGCCCTCATTTTGCCCTTCTCTTCGgttccctttctttctctcaG GGTTGAAGATTTGTGCATTGAAGGCCTTGAGACCTGCTACCTGCTTGATTTTATTCCACCAAAAGAATTTATTTTCGAACTCTCCAAGCAATCAAAATGCAA GATTATTGGGTTTGATCACCGGAAATCGGTGCTTCGTAATATTCCCTCTGCTGATGATCTTGCTGAGAACATTATGATTCATGTTAACAATGAGAAGAGTAGCTCCAGTACTGTTTATGAATACTTTTCGAGAAAAAGTGCGGACATGAATTCTGAT GGTGTGGTTCCAAATTTAGTGGAGTCGAAAGACAGGGAGCGTGTGGAGATGATTCTCAGCTATATTGAGGATGGAGATCTTCGCCGATATACCTTGCCTAACATTAAGGCCTTTAACATTGGACTGAATGAATGGCGGGAAAAGCTTAACTGCATTTCCAATCCGAACATGTATAAGCAG TTGCTGGAGTTAAGTGCTGAAGGTCTAATCGCTAAAGGAAATGCACATGTTTCATCTCGCCAGGATGCTGCAAGTAAACTGCTGCAAAAGGTGTTTAGGGTTCGGTTGGGAAGAGGATTTTATGGAGAGTGCCTG GGTGTTCGGGCAGATGGGAACTCCAACCTAAGTGATGAAAGTGCTTT ACCCATAGGAGCTGTGATATTCATGCAACGGAATAATCTCAAAATGTGCTTGCGTAGCATGGATAGGGTCACTGATACCTCTGAAGTTGCAAGG GCCTATGGTGGAGGTGGTTCCCCAAGTTCAAGTTCCTTCATAATAAGGATGGATGAGTACAACCAATGGATTTGA